A genomic region of Luteolibacter arcticus contains the following coding sequences:
- a CDS encoding AI-2E family transporter — MASTGTVRLPPHKRRPAADSLSGIFAVCLTSALLAGLYFGREFLIPLALAALITFLLTPLVNKVQRWVGNVTAVLAAMTLILAATISLGWMIGSQAVDLAGQLPGYKENIRTKLRSFQTPTGGVLSRLNETLDDLKKELPGKQGDESSGEAPTTSDPMPVEVVEGPTEGGPIKTVQTMVGQIAGPLGTAALVLLLTTFMLLKREDLRGRLLRLIGQGRISATTKAFDEAGTRVRKYLLMLLVVNVTYGIPLAIGLYFIGVPNAVLWGALAAGLRFIPYIGPWIAAVFPVLLSLAVSPDWHTPLLTIGLFVVLELVSNNVLEPWLYGASTGVSPVALIVAAVFWTWMWGTPGLVLSTPFTVCLVVMGRHIPQLSFFSVMLGEEEALTPADDCYQRLLRRGEHDEIELADSFLKTKPLVELYDTVLIPVMIAAERDHQMASIDREQRDQIIHAMGDLVEELAERPALGAEGEQPPAVECHVCCLAARAERDEMAGSMLVHVLRQEGFEAEQLPARRVVSELIEALKRSQPDLVCVSVVAPSASGHARTLCRKVRNAFPDVKLAVGLWGKEDEMSESEASALREAGADEVFTEIAELIEYAGRVSSTLAKETVPASLPEDEDERLITLDRLGLVNTEREPVLDHVTAKLARVFDVPMTAITLVDRDRQWFKSHSGLPEQLVEEGGTPRDLSICGHVIAADGLVVIKDLKRDRRFAKNPMVVEHHIRFYAGAPIRMANGQTIGALCLMDTEPRSLTPQESRLLKANAAEVAEEIERLAEVTG, encoded by the coding sequence ATGGCATCCACCGGCACTGTCCGCCTCCCGCCCCATAAACGCCGCCCCGCCGCCGATTCGCTGTCGGGGATCTTTGCGGTATGCCTGACGTCCGCCTTGCTGGCGGGACTGTATTTCGGCCGCGAATTTTTAATACCGCTCGCGTTGGCGGCGCTGATCACCTTCCTGCTGACCCCACTGGTGAACAAGGTGCAGCGGTGGGTGGGGAATGTGACGGCGGTGCTTGCCGCGATGACCCTGATCTTGGCGGCGACGATCTCCCTAGGGTGGATGATCGGCAGCCAAGCGGTGGATCTTGCGGGCCAATTGCCGGGTTATAAGGAAAACATCCGCACGAAGTTGCGCTCCTTCCAGACTCCCACGGGCGGGGTGCTCAGCCGGCTTAACGAAACATTGGACGACCTGAAAAAGGAGCTGCCGGGCAAGCAGGGGGATGAGTCCTCCGGCGAAGCTCCCACGACTAGCGACCCGATGCCGGTAGAAGTGGTGGAGGGGCCGACGGAAGGTGGACCAATAAAAACCGTGCAAACCATGGTGGGGCAGATCGCCGGCCCGTTGGGAACGGCGGCCTTGGTTTTGCTGCTGACGACGTTCATGCTGCTGAAGCGGGAAGACCTGCGGGGACGGCTGCTGCGGCTGATCGGGCAAGGACGTATCAGTGCCACCACCAAGGCTTTCGATGAAGCGGGCACCCGCGTGCGGAAATACCTGCTGATGCTGCTGGTGGTGAATGTGACCTACGGGATTCCGCTGGCGATCGGCTTGTATTTCATCGGCGTGCCCAATGCGGTGTTGTGGGGCGCGCTGGCCGCCGGGCTACGATTCATCCCGTACATCGGCCCGTGGATCGCGGCGGTCTTTCCCGTGCTGCTGTCACTGGCGGTGTCGCCGGACTGGCACACGCCGCTGCTGACGATCGGACTGTTTGTCGTGCTGGAACTGGTGAGCAATAACGTGCTCGAGCCGTGGCTCTACGGCGCCAGCACCGGGGTCTCGCCGGTGGCGCTGATCGTGGCGGCGGTATTCTGGACATGGATGTGGGGGACGCCCGGCCTGGTGCTTTCGACTCCCTTCACCGTTTGCTTGGTGGTGATGGGCCGGCATATCCCGCAGCTTTCCTTTTTCAGCGTGATGCTGGGGGAAGAGGAGGCGCTCACGCCGGCGGACGATTGTTACCAGCGGCTGCTGCGGCGCGGTGAACACGACGAGATTGAACTAGCGGATTCCTTCCTCAAGACCAAGCCGCTGGTGGAACTCTATGACACGGTGCTGATCCCGGTGATGATTGCCGCGGAACGCGACCACCAGATGGCATCGATCGACCGGGAGCAACGCGACCAGATCATCCATGCGATGGGCGACCTGGTGGAGGAACTGGCCGAGCGGCCGGCGCTTGGAGCGGAAGGGGAGCAGCCGCCTGCAGTGGAATGCCACGTCTGCTGTCTGGCGGCGCGTGCCGAGCGGGATGAGATGGCGGGCAGCATGCTGGTGCATGTGCTGCGGCAGGAGGGCTTCGAAGCGGAGCAGTTGCCCGCGCGGCGCGTGGTTAGCGAATTGATCGAGGCCCTGAAGCGCAGTCAGCCGGATCTGGTGTGCGTGTCGGTTGTTGCACCTTCAGCATCCGGCCATGCGCGCACGCTGTGCCGCAAGGTGCGGAACGCCTTCCCGGACGTGAAGCTGGCCGTGGGTCTGTGGGGAAAGGAGGACGAGATGTCCGAGAGCGAGGCGAGTGCACTGAGGGAAGCCGGCGCGGACGAGGTCTTCACGGAGATCGCCGAGTTGATCGAATATGCGGGGCGCGTCTCGTCCACCCTGGCGAAGGAAACCGTGCCGGCTTCGCTTCCCGAAGATGAGGACGAGCGGTTGATCACCTTGGATCGCCTCGGTCTGGTCAATACAGAGCGAGAACCCGTGCTCGATCATGTGACCGCCAAGCTGGCGCGGGTCTTCGACGTGCCGATGACCGCGATCACGCTGGTGGATCGCGACCGGCAGTGGTTCAAGTCCCACAGCGGGTTGCCGGAGCAGCTAGTGGAAGAAGGGGGCACGCCGCGCGATCTTTCGATTTGTGGGCATGTGATCGCCGCGGATGGGCTGGTGGTGATCAAGGATCTAAAGCGCGACCGCCGTTTCGCGAAGAACCCAATGGTGGTCGAGCACCACATCCGCTTCTATGCGGGTGCGCCGATCCGCATGGCCAACGGGCAGACGATCGGCGCGCTTTGTCTGATGGACACCGAGCCGCGGTCGCTGACCCCGCAGGAAAGCCGGCTGCTCAAAGCGAACGCGGCGGAGGTGGCGGAGGAGATCGAGCGCTTGGCGGAGGTGACTGGGTGA